A window of the Oscillospiraceae bacterium NTUH-002-81 genome harbors these coding sequences:
- a CDS encoding PDDEXK nuclease domain-containing protein, with product MNDLEQTNMLQPLVDEIETAVSNAKKEIAEKVNSVITETYWKIGKYIVEFEQDGNVKAAYGSKLLTTLSHQLTLRLGRGYSRPNLNNMRKFYLCYENCQTVSDKLTWSHICELIKIDDELERSFYEKECYKEKWDVRTLRRQMDSALFLRLATSRDKEGILALAREGITYDKPEDVIKDTYTLEFLGLPEKERYSEEDLEQKIIDNLQKFLLELGKGFTFVGRQYPFNCKQYSLPCGLGILPQNFEMLCAD from the coding sequence ATGAATGATTTAGAGCAGACAAATATGCTTCAGCCATTGGTGGATGAGATTGAAACAGCAGTTTCAAATGCCAAAAAAGAGATAGCTGAAAAAGTAAACAGTGTAATTACAGAGACGTATTGGAAAATCGGAAAATATATTGTTGAGTTTGAGCAGGATGGAAATGTTAAAGCAGCATACGGTTCAAAATTATTAACAACACTCTCGCATCAATTAACTTTGCGATTGGGACGAGGATACAGCCGCCCAAACCTCAACAATATGCGGAAGTTTTATCTTTGTTATGAGAATTGTCAGACGGTGTCTGACAAATTGACATGGTCGCATATTTGTGAGCTGATAAAGATTGATGATGAATTAGAAAGAAGTTTTTACGAAAAAGAATGTTATAAGGAAAAGTGGGATGTAAGAACACTCAGGCGACAGATGGATTCCGCTTTGTTTCTTAGATTAGCTACAAGCAGAGATAAAGAAGGAATTCTGGCACTTGCCAGAGAGGGAATTACTTATGACAAGCCAGAGGATGTTATCAAGGATACTTACACATTAGAATTTTTGGGACTTCCGGAGAAAGAGCGTTATAGTGAGGAAGACTTGGAGCAGAAAATAATAGATAATCTCCAAAAATTCTTGTTGGAATTAGGAAAAGGATTTACCTTTGTGGGCAGGCAGTATCCCTTTAACTGTAAACAATATTCATTACCATGTGGACTTGGTATTTTACCACAGAATTTTGAAATGCTTTGTGCTGATTGA
- a CDS encoding PDDEXK nuclease domain-containing protein, which yields MDLVFYHRILKCFVLIDLKKNSVQHIDIGQMNMYMGYFAKEENMADDNPPIGIILSHNKDELLVEYATYGMDSNLFVSKYELYLPNRNELQKLVNNILEKDTEKKEE from the coding sequence GTGGACTTGGTATTTTACCACAGAATTTTGAAATGCTTTGTGCTGATTGATTTAAAGAAAAATTCCGTCCAGCATATAGACATCGGTCAGATGAATATGTATATGGGGTATTTCGCAAAAGAAGAAAATATGGCAGATGATAACCCACCGATTGGCATTATCCTGAGTCATAACAAAGATGAACTGCTTGTAGAATATGCAACTTACGGTATGGACAGCAATTTATTTGTTTCAAAATATGAATTGTATCTGCCAAATCGCAATGAACTCCAAAAATTAGTGAACAATATTTTAGAGAAGGATACAGAAAAGAAAGAAGAGTAA
- a CDS encoding transposon-transfer assisting family protein, which translates to MNKRFTVEESNLISIFMEEGIDSDVGGRKNVINGINKTLKHLEDDEMVELSLCVLAKLKELTDHEFMKMEFVAAE; encoded by the coding sequence ATGAATAAGAGATTTACCGTAGAAGAGAGTAATTTAATCAGTATTTTTATGGAAGAAGGTATAGATTCAGATGTGGGAGGCAGAAAAAATGTCATAAATGGTATCAATAAGACACTGAAACATCTGGAGGATGATGAGATGGTTGAATTGTCATTATGTGTCCTTGCAAAATTAAAGGAATTGACGGATCATGAATTTATGAAGATGGAGTTTGTAGCGGCAGAGTAA
- a CDS encoding penicillin-binding transpeptidase domain-containing protein, which yields MKAKHRTKRIQRYRKMLGIIVLMLTITLIGVVVSATVLYKRKNACKTPDTILVEYMMHIPKQEYEEMYAMIDLESSGYISKEDFLKRNSTIYEGIEMQNMSIKNVEYVEEDKKVTYLTSFDTVAGTISFENEAFFINGEEGYKLVWDDSMIFPNLTSADKVRVSTTQAERGEILDRNGRVLAGKGTASSVGIVPGKLENREEAIAQIAGLLEITTEAIEKNLSAKWVKDDSFVPIKTIPRVEEIELMSISPEEEVLKEKERHDKLLEIPGVMISDVEVREYPLGEAAAHLVGYVQSVTAEDLEEHAGEGYTANSVIGRSGMEGLFEKELKGQNGCRIYIVNSEDKEKEELACILVQHGQDIRLTIDTDLQVSLYEQFKEDKSCSVAINHYTGEVLALVSTPAYDNNDFIMGLSSEQWTVLNEDENKPMYNRFRQVWCPGSTFKPIIAAIGLQSGAIDPMEDYGNVGLSWQKDASWGSYHVTTLHAYEPVILENALIYSDNIYFAKAALKIGSDELENSLIRLGFNEELPFEIKMAESQYSNTEGIETEIQLADSGYGQGQILVNPLHMACIYSAFCNEGNVIKPYLVYQNEAEVEYWIPGAFSNETASRVLEGTKKVVNDSNGTGYAAHRDDILLAGKTGTAEIKASKDDTSGTELGWFAIFTAEDTECPILIISMVEDVKGRGGSGYVVKKDSLVLEEWFSSH from the coding sequence ATGAAGGCAAAACATAGAACCAAAAGAATACAAAGATATAGAAAAATGTTGGGCATTATAGTGTTAATGTTAACAATTACTTTGATTGGAGTAGTTGTGAGTGCAACAGTATTATATAAAAGAAAAAATGCGTGTAAAACACCAGATACTATCTTAGTAGAGTATATGATGCATATTCCAAAACAAGAATACGAAGAAATGTATGCAATGATTGATTTGGAGTCATCTGGATATATCAGTAAGGAAGATTTTCTGAAGAGAAATTCCACTATTTATGAGGGAATTGAAATGCAAAACATGTCGATAAAAAATGTCGAGTATGTGGAGGAAGATAAAAAAGTAACATATTTGACTTCGTTTGATACAGTGGCAGGAACTATCAGCTTTGAGAATGAGGCATTTTTTATAAATGGAGAAGAAGGATATAAATTGGTTTGGGATGATTCCATGATTTTTCCTAATCTGACTTCTGCAGATAAAGTAAGAGTTTCTACTACACAGGCAGAGCGAGGAGAAATTCTGGATAGGAACGGACGTGTCCTTGCAGGAAAAGGTACAGCATCTTCAGTTGGAATTGTTCCGGGCAAGTTGGAAAACAGAGAGGAAGCAATCGCACAGATTGCAGGACTATTGGAAATCACAACGGAAGCGATAGAAAAGAACCTGTCTGCAAAGTGGGTAAAGGATGATTCTTTTGTACCTATTAAAACGATTCCAAGAGTGGAAGAAATTGAGTTAATGTCTATCAGTCCAGAGGAAGAAGTTTTAAAGGAGAAAGAAAGGCATGATAAGTTGCTGGAGATTCCCGGAGTGATGATATCTGATGTTGAAGTGCGTGAATACCCATTAGGGGAAGCCGCTGCGCATTTGGTCGGGTATGTTCAAAGCGTTACTGCGGAAGATTTAGAGGAACATGCAGGAGAAGGTTATACAGCCAATAGTGTAATCGGCAGAAGCGGAATGGAGGGCTTGTTCGAGAAAGAACTGAAAGGCCAGAACGGTTGCAGGATTTACATTGTAAATTCGGAAGATAAAGAGAAGGAGGAACTGGCTTGTATCCTGGTACAGCATGGGCAGGACATCCGGCTTACGATAGATACTGATTTGCAGGTTTCCTTGTACGAACAGTTTAAGGAAGATAAAAGCTGCTCGGTAGCCATAAATCATTATACCGGAGAGGTATTGGCTTTGGTCAGCACACCGGCTTATGACAATAACGATTTTATTATGGGATTATCGAGTGAGCAGTGGACTGTACTTAACGAGGACGAGAATAAGCCAATGTATAATCGGTTCCGGCAAGTGTGGTGTCCGGGATCTACCTTCAAACCAATTATAGCTGCGATTGGTTTACAATCAGGAGCAATCGATCCAATGGAAGATTACGGGAACGTAGGATTAAGTTGGCAAAAAGATGCATCGTGGGGTTCATATCATGTAACAACGCTTCATGCGTATGAACCAGTCATTTTAGAGAATGCCTTGATTTATTCTGATAATATTTATTTCGCAAAAGCAGCATTAAAGATTGGATCGGATGAGTTGGAGAATTCTTTGATACGGCTTGGTTTCAATGAGGAACTACCATTTGAGATTAAGATGGCAGAATCTCAGTATTCCAATACAGAAGGCATTGAAACTGAAATACAGTTAGCTGACAGCGGTTACGGACAAGGACAGATTTTAGTGAACCCGTTGCATATGGCATGTATTTATTCTGCTTTCTGTAATGAGGGAAATGTAATAAAGCCTTATTTGGTATATCAGAATGAAGCGGAAGTTGAGTATTGGATTCCGGGTGCCTTTTCTAACGAGACAGCAAGTCGTGTATTGGAAGGAACAAAGAAGGTTGTGAATGATTCTAATGGAACTGGATATGCAGCCCATCGAGATGACATTCTTTTAGCAGGAAAAACAGGTACGGCAGAAATAAAGGCATCGAAGGATGATACTTCGGGTACAGAATTAGGATGGTTTGCAATTTTTACAGCAGAAGATACGGAATGTCCTATATTGATTATCAGTATGGTAGAAGATGTGAAAGGAAGAGGAGGAAGCGGATATGTTGTTAAGAAAGACAGTCTGGTTCTGGAAGAGTGGTTTAGCAGTCATTAG
- a CDS encoding DUF6070 family protein translates to MLLRKTVWFWKSGLAVISFVLMFSISGCSDTPPEEDTVSETVIDVQDVSEEEQENEEEIINICIDLYDKAAEENKLDDLEIIRSIVNRLGENEYPAVDSRNQVNMTEAEQVLEFCEKVDAQEEADITILEVGYLGGFVKYDLHTKDGNVDVVRSYYGYENGEIQKEVTGRYQAEYWNYTEEGYLMFSGVWFSEELYVLTLSGAEEHTALRVQPLDETYRELSRKYLLPISFEQNNMFIVDWSEEDFGDLNFYDMYDILYPKVNGQYVPYVADDNLSVSAVYRIPKEEFESVIMKYFNIDSETLQSKTVYDSEDSTYEYKPRGFEEVEYPEYPYSEVIGYTENSDGTITLTANVVFPYSGNSKVYAHEVVVRPLEDGGVQYVSNRIIPSEDNSEETWHTPRLTLEEWEELYGGE, encoded by the coding sequence ATGTTGTTAAGAAAGACAGTCTGGTTCTGGAAGAGTGGTTTAGCAGTCATTAGTTTTGTACTGATGTTTAGTATTTCGGGGTGTAGCGATACACCACCGGAAGAAGATACAGTTTCGGAAACAGTAATTGATGTTCAGGACGTTTCAGAAGAAGAACAGGAGAATGAAGAAGAAATTATAAACATCTGCATAGATCTTTATGACAAGGCAGCAGAGGAAAATAAGTTAGATGATTTGGAAATAATTCGGAGTATTGTAAATCGTCTTGGAGAAAACGAGTATCCTGCTGTTGACAGCAGAAATCAAGTGAATATGACGGAAGCGGAGCAGGTACTGGAATTTTGTGAAAAGGTGGATGCACAGGAAGAAGCAGATATAACGATTCTTGAAGTCGGCTATTTGGGCGGATTTGTAAAATACGATTTGCACACAAAAGACGGAAATGTAGATGTGGTCAGAAGCTATTATGGATACGAAAATGGAGAAATACAGAAAGAAGTTACTGGGAGGTATCAAGCAGAGTATTGGAATTATACAGAAGAAGGTTACCTGATGTTTTCTGGTGTCTGGTTTTCAGAAGAATTATACGTTCTTACATTGAGTGGAGCAGAGGAGCATACCGCATTACGAGTACAGCCATTGGATGAAACATATAGGGAACTGAGTCGGAAATATCTTCTTCCAATCAGCTTTGAACAGAATAATATGTTTATTGTGGATTGGAGTGAAGAAGATTTTGGGGATTTGAATTTCTATGATATGTATGACATTCTTTATCCAAAAGTGAATGGTCAGTATGTTCCTTATGTTGCAGATGACAATTTGTCAGTCAGTGCAGTTTATCGGATTCCAAAAGAGGAATTTGAAAGCGTTATTATGAAATATTTCAATATTGATAGTGAAACGCTGCAATCCAAAACTGTCTATGATTCGGAGGATTCGACCTATGAATACAAACCGAGAGGCTTCGAAGAAGTAGAGTATCCGGAATACCCATATTCAGAAGTAATCGGGTATACGGAGAACAGTGATGGAACAATTACACTTACTGCTAATGTGGTATTTCCATATTCGGGAAATTCCAAAGTATATGCCCACGAGGTTGTGGTTCGTCCTTTGGAGGATGGCGGGGTACAATATGTATCCAATCGAATTATACCCTCCGAGGATAATTCTGAGGAAACATGGCATACGCCACGGTTGACGTTAGAAGAATGGGAAGAATTATACGGAGGCGAATAA
- a CDS encoding DUF6070 family protein: MEDVKWLLRRCGLPILLLLIFVIAGVVCWGELHTEKQKVAEEVWEPPVEIENSEAETEEAENAETSTESAYWFIPQASDDLLTEEEKEQLQSTVLSAAESVREIYKDIVIADAPSYSSGIGEFTKEQRKAVVEQLGRTGLVSVEEDTAMQNHEAIEAFYADYLDGQDSMVTVFEVQRDGLIGAVTFIYRKGELQTYYIGIRWREGGMPEIQGTSVSNVAEIKLTEKGYFIYAYEYVIAHASLRQYWRIEPLPEDCRELTQEYISGLSYVNYNLLVTDWDSSNVEDILMPCMYEDVYRISTGENLKTEGWKIPAEEYERIMTTYFPVSVEQLREHCGYDEGSNSYEYEMIYASPYPPFGEVVDYTQNADGTITLIVDGVWPDYNSDLAFRNTVVVQPFEDGTFRYLSNSIEQIELELPPIAKAH, from the coding sequence ATGGAAGATGTGAAATGGCTGCTTAGAAGATGTGGTCTTCCGATTTTGCTGCTGTTGATTTTCGTAATAGCCGGAGTGGTCTGTTGGGGAGAACTGCATACAGAAAAGCAAAAGGTGGCAGAAGAAGTATGGGAGCCACCTGTAGAAATCGAAAATAGCGAAGCAGAAACAGAAGAAGCCGAGAATGCGGAAACTTCCACAGAGTCAGCATATTGGTTTATTCCGCAAGCCAGTGATGATCTCCTTACAGAAGAGGAGAAGGAGCAACTGCAGAGTACGGTTTTGTCAGCAGCAGAATCGGTCAGAGAAATCTATAAGGATATTGTAATTGCAGATGCACCAAGCTACTCTTCCGGTATTGGCGAATTTACCAAAGAGCAGAGGAAAGCTGTGGTGGAGCAATTGGGCAGAACCGGTCTGGTAAGTGTTGAAGAAGATACTGCTATGCAAAATCATGAAGCAATCGAAGCATTTTATGCAGATTACCTGGATGGACAAGACTCGATGGTTACGGTATTTGAAGTACAGAGAGATGGGCTGATTGGAGCAGTTACCTTTATCTATCGGAAAGGTGAGTTGCAGACCTATTACATAGGAATTCGGTGGAGAGAAGGTGGTATGCCAGAAATACAGGGAACTTCGGTAAGTAATGTGGCTGAGATTAAACTGACCGAAAAAGGATATTTTATCTACGCATATGAATATGTGATTGCACATGCAAGTTTGAGACAGTATTGGAGAATAGAACCGCTACCAGAAGACTGCCGGGAATTAACGCAAGAATACATATCAGGACTAAGTTATGTGAATTACAATCTGCTCGTTACCGATTGGGATAGCAGCAATGTGGAGGACATTCTGATGCCTTGTATGTATGAAGATGTTTATAGGATTTCTACGGGGGAAAATCTGAAAACTGAGGGTTGGAAGATTCCGGCAGAGGAATATGAAAGGATAATGACTACTTATTTTCCGGTATCGGTAGAACAGTTGAGAGAGCATTGTGGATATGATGAGGGCAGCAATAGCTATGAATATGAGATGATTTATGCCAGTCCATACCCACCTTTCGGAGAAGTAGTTGACTATACCCAAAATGCGGATGGAACGATTACACTTATCGTGGATGGAGTATGGCCGGATTATAATTCTGATCTCGCTTTTCGGAATACGGTTGTGGTCCAGCCATTTGAAGACGGAACTTTCAGGTATCTTTCCAATTCTATAGAACAAATAGAGTTGGAACTGCCGCCAATAGCAAAAGCACATTAA
- a CDS encoding DUF6070 family protein: MALKKKSILLIMAFLIGCFVCACGKEDSIVDESLVEDTEDVSSTEEIKSAEEEAAEQWEKGYDLPLDEQEREEAETDCKKQMELYLDIYETADKGIASNVALDDQTVLEMQRKLKDAGCPVTTMVTYSNMENYESVDSFLKECMEGKSGSAVIYEVHNDGGLGRMKFIFDGTDMYVVSAKGIWNADNKPGISYISYTRLKEWKYTDKGWFCYELCVPEPPEVSEIVDGSSVIRIKPMTEEQREMSERLVLGLGYQGQNLLCSNWNTENMSELDYNGMFEYLYGMKYGEKFNSEDYPNGIPKEEFESLIMEYLPITAEQIREYAVFDEENHTYDWARLGCGNYAPTFFGTSLPEVTDIKENDDETVTLTVEAVCDMVICDDAVITHELTVRFAEDGSFQYLGNKILNDGIMQIPDYQYRIKE; this comes from the coding sequence ATGGCATTAAAGAAAAAAAGCATTTTGCTGATTATGGCATTTCTGATTGGATGCTTCGTATGTGCCTGTGGAAAAGAAGATAGTATTGTGGATGAATCTCTTGTGGAAGATACGGAAGATGTATCTTCCACGGAGGAGATAAAAAGTGCCGAGGAAGAGGCTGCAGAACAATGGGAAAAGGGCTACGACCTTCCGTTAGATGAACAGGAAAGGGAAGAAGCTGAGACTGACTGTAAAAAGCAGATGGAACTTTATCTTGACATTTATGAAACTGCAGATAAAGGGATAGCATCTAATGTTGCTTTGGATGATCAAACAGTTTTGGAAATGCAGAGGAAGCTAAAGGATGCAGGATGTCCGGTTACAACAATGGTAACATATTCTAACATGGAGAATTATGAAAGTGTTGACAGTTTTCTGAAAGAATGTATGGAAGGGAAAAGTGGTTCTGCAGTAATTTATGAAGTCCACAACGATGGTGGATTGGGCAGAATGAAATTCATTTTTGATGGAACAGATATGTATGTTGTAAGTGCAAAAGGAATCTGGAATGCTGATAATAAGCCGGGGATTTCATACATTTCCTATACAAGACTAAAAGAGTGGAAATATACAGATAAGGGATGGTTCTGCTACGAGTTGTGTGTGCCGGAGCCACCGGAGGTCAGTGAAATTGTGGATGGAAGCAGCGTGATTAGAATAAAACCTATGACAGAGGAACAGCGAGAGATGTCTGAGCGCCTCGTCTTGGGACTTGGATATCAGGGACAGAACCTTTTGTGTTCCAACTGGAATACGGAAAATATGAGTGAATTGGATTATAACGGAATGTTTGAATATCTGTATGGAATGAAATATGGAGAAAAGTTCAATTCCGAAGATTATCCAAATGGTATTCCAAAAGAAGAATTCGAAAGTCTGATTATGGAATATCTTCCGATAACAGCGGAGCAGATACGAGAGTACGCAGTATTTGACGAGGAAAACCACACATATGATTGGGCTCGATTAGGATGTGGAAATTATGCACCTACTTTCTTTGGAACTTCTTTGCCAGAGGTCACGGATATCAAAGAAAATGATGATGAGACAGTCACGTTAACGGTGGAGGCGGTTTGTGATATGGTTATTTGCGATGATGCAGTCATAACCCATGAACTTACGGTAAGGTTTGCAGAGGATGGCAGTTTTCAGTATTTGGGGAATAAAATCCTAAATGACGGAATTATGCAGATACCCGATTATCAATACCGAATTAAAGAATGA